One genomic region from Electrophorus electricus isolate fEleEle1 chromosome 23, fEleEle1.pri, whole genome shotgun sequence encodes:
- the nr1h5 gene encoding nuclear receptor subfamily 1, group H, member 5 — protein MREWTDPEMGMVTGGYISALDAYGTTEPLQYYDLLVDPLGYPYQDPELQSLPYGQQHYSPANVQFSVYGPPSLQPCNPPYPYSSQVPELPCGGSMELHDQARGSVSGTSLTKRPRLGPGARMKGQDELCVVCGDKASGYHYNALTCEGCKGFFRRSVTKKAVYRCKSGGACEMDMYMRRKCQDCRLRKCRAVGMLAECLLTEVQCQSKRLRKGAKHREDALSGLSPEDEDNVEGRNVSSTSRLPASARVSVGLSREQRCVLNRIVEAYRRYRAQDNVHYRVPQWPDVEEGREHLSDLTPPQMERLLQFSKSIPGFELLDTADQSILLSSSSVEVMFLLAAQQFAESPSSYSAALYPGNGPVLSHNWVKTSQSKTYSHEIILNSGELSEDLLRPVLGFFHSMAAIAASDAEYALLTATAVFCSDRPCLRAVQCVESLQEFVLDLLSKVCRSGQGVSVGPCRFARLLGRLTELRTLCHNHLTLLPQQS, from the exons ATGAGAGAGTGGACAGACCCTGAGATGGGCATGGTGACCGGAGGCTACATCTCTGCCCTCGATGCCTACGGCACCACAGAGCCTCTCCAGTATTATG ACTTGCTGGTCGATCCACTGGGATACCCGTACCAGGACCCTGAGCTGCAGTCTCTTCCCTATGGCCAGCAGCACTACAGCCCGGCTAACGTGCAGTTCTCTGTGTACGGCCCACCGAGCTTACAGCCATGCAACCCACCCTACCCCTACAGCTCTCAGGTCCCCGAGCTTCCCTGTGGTGGAAGCATGGAGCTCCATGACCAGGCGAGAGGAAGTGTGAGTGGGACGTCCCTCACGAAGAGGCCCCGGCTGGGGCCAGGGGCCCGCATGAAGGGCCAAGATGAACTGTGCGTGGTGTGCGGAGACAAAGCTTCAGGATATCACTACAATGCTCTCACCTGTGAAGGCTGCAAAG GTTTCTTCAGGCGCAGCGTGACGAAGAAGGCCGTGTACCGTTGCAAGAGCGGTGGTGCCTGCGAGATGGACATGTACATGCGCCGCAAGTGCCAGGACTGCCGCCTGCGCAAGTGCCGCGCCGTGGGAATGCTGGCCGAGT GCCTCCTGACTGAAGTACAGTGCCAGTCGAAGAGGTTGAGGAAGGGGGCCAAGCACCGAGAGGATGCACTCTCAGGTCTTTCCCCTGAGGATGAAGACAACGTCGAAGGCAGAAATGTGTCATCCACTAGCAGGCTGCCTGCATCAGCACGG GTATCTGTGGGACTGTCCAGGGAGCAGAGGTGCGTTCTGAACAGAATTGTAGAAGCTTATCGCCGGTACAGAGCTCAAGACAATGTGCATTACCGG GTGCCCCAGTGGCCGGATGTGGAGGAAGGCAGAGAACATTTATCTGACTTAACTCCTCCACAGATGGAAAGGCTCCTGCAGTTTTCCAAAAGCATACCTG GGTTTGAGCTCTTGGACACTGCTGACCAGAGCATTCttctctccagctcctcagtGGAGGTCATGTTCCTCCTTGCTGCTCAGCAGTTTGCTGAGAGTCCGTCCTCTTACAGCGCAG CTCTGTACCCTGGGAATGGGCCTGTCTTGTCTCACAACTGGGTGAAAACTTCACAGTCTAAAACCTACAGCCATGAGATCATTCTAAACTCAG GTGAGCTGAGTGAGGATCTCCTGAGACCAGTGCTGGGTTTCTTCCACAGTATGGCTGCTATTGCCGCGTCGGACGCGGAATACGCGCTGCTCACGGCCACCGCTGTCTTCTGCTCAG ATAGGCCATGTCTGCGTGCCGTCCAGTGTGTGGAGAGCCTGCAGGAGTTCGTCCTGGACCTGCTCTCCAAGGTGTGCCGGAGCGGGCAGGGCGTGTCCGTCGGGCCTTGCCGCTTTGCCCGGCTGCTGGGCCGGCTGACGGAGCTCAGGACACTGTGCCACAACCACCTCACTCTTCTGCCTCAGCAGTCCTGA
- the brpf3b gene encoding bromodomain and PHD finger-containing protein 3 isoform X1, with translation MRKPRRRGGPTGGWGGRSSDATSRGGGGRGAAPARPPSPYRLKVSPTRETLTYAQSQKMVEVDLDGRLHRISIFDPLAIITEDEMTAQDIAECNSNKENSEQPSAAGVASPGRRAAGHKGRKRDSKHASSSSQSHCSSSHGQSHSQHNSSHQHGSHCPLPKPTFKVLETFMPTEAPPLPTAYYRYMEKSPEELEAEAEYDMDEEDAAWLELVNEKRVAEGLPAVSADTFELLMDGLEKEAFLESRIQTPSQSAIDEDAFCCVCLDDECLNSNVILFCDICNLAVHQECYGVPYIPEGQWLCRCCLQSPSRPVDCVLCPNRGGAFKQTSDGRWAHVVCAIWIPEVCFANTVFLEPVEGVDNIPPARWKLTCYLCKQKGRGASIQCHKANCYTAFHVTCAQRAGLFMKIEPVRETTANGTTFSVKKTAFCEVHSPPEREGSDDEETGGRVVGGRASRGSSAYMQTPLLKKPKRSGKKGAAQKKKGKKSPDLTSRKAATLLVSVPQIPPHRLNKVFKGIIIQRKNHFMQRLHNFWLLKRQSRNGVPLIRRLHSHLQAQRSADQAEPDEKVSAVREELKYWQKLRHDLERARLLVELIRKREKLKREQVKVHHAVMELQLTPTLILQRSTLDQLQEKDAAQIFAEPVDVKEVPDYLEFISQPMDFSTMKSKLEAHKYRSLSDLEADFNLMISNCLLYNSKDTVFHRAAVRLRELGGAILRQAYRQAQNAGLDPNTGMHLPEPPHKNDYYRCTLEDVDTLLNPENRLHMSVEDQLKELLDKLDVVTSMRSSGARTRRIRLLRREINNVRYRRNSHLSNGEAREDEEDEDEDEEDKEMDMEKDLSSSSDKGDITDDCKSTPPPTLEPSGLALSPPPGDTPQDPPTLRPMMADPKICSALPPDPLKASGCDAELEADVNGCPGPRDTPPTLSPSEGKLLNGVSTSPSLSVSGGVGRRTSILFRKAKNGVKLQRERDSRLQNGSGGDSKASPSLSPLRTTTPTASPPPAAIPETTEAPTPFLTLPPPSTSPPVLTPANQRGCRRSTSPQREQEKTPPHSTGCALTNGFQKHKDTGSDSESSLSPILRKEIALLPKKSRGKPALSKVPFLETVNGDSDYTGPVDMLCIESDAELEALDLVWAKCRGYPSYPALIIDPDMPQEGLLHNGVPIPVPPADVLRLGEQRQEEAGEKLFLVLFFDNKRTWQWLPRDKLLPLGVDDTVDKLRLMEGRKTSIRKSVQVAYDRALMHLSRVRGEHAFVSSAYL, from the exons ATGAGAAAGCCACGTAGGAGGGGGGGGCCAACTGGGGGCTGGGGGGGCAGGAGCAGCGATGCTACATCCCGAGGCGGTGGAGGTCGGGGGGCAGCGCCAGcccgccccccctccccctacagGCTCAAAGTATCGCCCACCCGAGAGACCCTGACCTACGCTCAGTCCCAGAAGATGGTCGAGGTGGACCTGGATGGCCGACTGCATCGGATCAGCATCTTTGACCCACTGGCCATCATCACGGAGGACGAGATGACGGCCCAGGACATCGCCGAGTGCAACAGCAACAAAGAGAACAGCGAGCAGCCATCGGCAGCCGGCGTGGCCAGTCCTGGCCGCCGGGCTGCTGGCCATAAGGGCAGGAAGAGGGATTCTAAGCACgcatcctcttcctcccagaGCCACTGCTCCAGCTCACATGGACAGTCTCACTCGCAGCACAACTCCTCCCACCAGCATGGCAGCCACTGCCCCTTGCCCAAGCCCACCTTCAAGGTGCTGGAGACCTTCATGCCAACGGAGGCCCCACCCCTGCCCACTGCATACTACCGCTACATGGAGAAGTCGCCGGAGGAGCTGGAGGCGGAGGCCGAGTACGACATGGACGAGGAGGACGCCGCCTGGCTGGAGCTAGTGAACGAGAAGCGAGTGGCCGAAGGCCTGCCGGCCGTCTCAGCGGACACCTTCGAGCTGCTGATGGACGGCCTGGAGAAGGAGGCATTCCTGGAGTCCAGGATACAGACGCCGTCTCAGAGCGCCATCGACGAGGACGCTTTCTGTTGCGTATGCCTGGACGACGAGTGCCTCAACAGCAATGTCATCCTGTTCTGTGATATCTGCAACCTGGCCGTGCACCAGGAGTGCTACGGCGTGCCCTACATCCCCGAGGGCCAGTGGCTGTGCCGCTGCTGCTTGCAGTCACCCTCCCGCCCCGTGGACTGCGTGCTGTGTCCAAACCGGGGTGGCGCCTTCAAGCAGACAAGCGACGGGCGCTGGGCGCACGTGGTGTGCGCCATCTGGATCCCTGAGGTATGTTTCGCCAACACAGTCTTCCTGGAGCCCGTGGAGGGCGTGGACAACATCCCTCCGGCCCGTTGGAAGCTGACGTGCTACCTCTGCAAGCAGAAGGGCCGGGGGGCGTCCATTCAGTGCCACAAGGCCAACTGCTACACGGCCTTCCACGTCACCTGCGCCCAGAGGGCCGGGCTTTTCATGAAGATCGAGCCGGTACGCGAGACCACCGCCAACGGCACCACGTTCTCCGTGAAGAAGACGGCGTTCTGTGAGGTGCACTCACCGCCTGAGAGGGAGGGCTCAGACGACGAGGAGACTGGCGGGAGGGTGGTGGGTGGCCGAGCCAGCAGAGGGAGTAGCGCCTACATGCAGACACCCCTGCTGAAGAAGCCCAAGCGGAGTGGGAAGAAGGGAGcagcacagaagaagaaagggaagaaaagcCCAGACTTAACATCAAGGAAAGCAGCAACGCTGCTAGTCTCTGTGCCACAGATACCTCCACACAG GTTGAACAAAGTTTTTAAAGGAATTATCATACAAAGAAAGAATCATTTTATGCAGAGGTTGCACAATTTTTGGTTACTGAAGCGACAGTCTCGCAACGGAGTGCCTCTCATCCGTCGGTTACACTCACATCTGCAGGCCCAGAGGAGTGCAGATCAG GCCGAGCCAGACGAAAAGGTGAGCGCCGTGAGGGAGGAGCTGAAATACTGGCAGAAGTTGCGGCACGACCTTGAGAGAGCGCGGCTCCTGGTGGAACTCATCCGCAAGAGAGAGAAGCTAAAGAGAGAGCAG GTGAAGGTGCACCATGCTGTGATGGAGCTGCAGCTCACGCCCACTCTCATACTGCAGCGCTCCACCCTGGACCAGCTGCAGGAGAAAGACGCTGCACAGATCTTTGCCGAGCCCGTCGACGTCAAAGAG GTACCAGATTACCTGGAATTCATCTCCCAGCCCATGGACTTCTCCACGATGAAATCCAAGCTGGAGGCACACAAGTACCGCTCGCTCTCCGACCTGGAGGCCGACTTCAACCTCATGATCTCCAACTGCCTGCTCTACAACTCTAAGGACACGGTGTTCCACCGGGCCGCAGTTCGCCTGCGAGAGTTAGGGGGCGCCATCCTGCGTCAGGCCTACAGGCAGGCCCAGAACGCAGGCCTGGACCCCAACACAGGCATGCACCTGCCCGAACCACCGCACAAAAACGACTACTACCGCTGCACCCTGGAGGACG TGGACACGCTCCTGAACCCGGAGAACCGGCTGCACATGTCCGTGGAGGACCAGCTGAAGGAACTGCTGGACAAGCTGGACGTAGTGACGTCGATGCGCTCGAGCGGAGCCCGGACACGCCGCATTCGCCTGCTCCGCCGGGAGATCAACAACGTCCGCTACCGCCGCAACTCCCACCTCTCCAACGGAGAAGCCAGAGAGGACGAGGAAGACGAGGACGAGGATGAGGAAGACAAAGAGATGGACATGGAGAAAGATCTGTCTTCATCTTCAGACAAAGGTGACATTACAG atGATTGTAAATCCACGCCTCCCCCAACCCTGGAGCCGTCAGGATTGGCCTTGTCCCCTCCTCCTGGGGACACGCCTCAAGATCCGCCCACACTCCGGCCAATGATGGCTGACCCCAAGATCTGCTCCGCCCTCCCGCCCGACCCCCTCAAAGCTAGCGGCTGTGACGCGGAGCTGGAGGCAGACGTGAACGGCTGCCCGGGGCCACGGGACACCCCGCCCACACTGTCGCCCAGTGAAGGGAAGCTGCTGAACGGTGTCTCGACCTCGCCGTCGTTGAGCGTCTCCGGCGGGGTGGGCCGCCGCACGTCCATCCTCTTTAGAAAAGCAAAAAACGGAGTCAAGCTCCAGCGTGAGAGAGACAGCCGGCTGCAGAACGGGAGTGGTGGGGACAGCAAAGCATCTCCATCCCTGTCCCCGCTCAGAACGACCACGCCCACCGCGTCCCCGCCTCCGGCTGCAATCCCAGAGACGACCGAGGCTCCTACCCCGTTTTTGACACTGCCCCCGCCATCGACATCCCCCCCAGTACTcacaccagccaatcagagaggtTGCAGACGCAGCACTAGTCCCCAGCGAGAACAGGAGAagaccccaccccactccacagGATGCG cgCTCACAAACGGATTCCAAAAGCACAAAGACACCGGCTCGGACTCTGAGAGCAGCCTCTCGCCCATACTCAGAAAGGAAAT TGCCTTGCTGCCGAAAAAAAGTCGCGGAAAACCCGCGTTGTCCAAAGTACCATTTTTAGAGACTGTTAATGGGGACTCCGACTACACTGGTCCAG tggacaTGCTGTGTATAGAGAGCGACGCTGAACTGGAAGCTCTGGACCTGGTGTGGGCCAAGTGCCGTGGTTACCCTTCCTACCCTGCCCTG ATCATAGATCCGGACATGCCCCAGGAGGGTCTCCTGCATAACGGCGTGCCCATTCCCGTTCCCCCTGCTGATGTGCTGCGTCTGGGCGAGCAGAGGCAGGAGGAGGCCGGCGAGAAGCTCTTCCTTGTCCTCTTCTTTGACAACAAGCGCACCTG GCAGTGGCTGCCGCGGGACAAGCTACTCCCGCTCGGTGTGGACGACACCGTGGACAAGCTGCGACTCATGGAGGGCCGCAAGACCAGCATCCGCAAGTCAGTGCAGGTGGCCTATGACCGAGCCCTGATGCACCTCAGCCGAGTACGCGGAGAGCACGCCTTCGTCAGCTCCGCCTACCTGTAG
- the brpf3b gene encoding bromodomain and PHD finger-containing protein 3 isoform X2: MRKPRRRGGPTGGWGGRSSDATSRGGGGRGAAPARPPSPYRLKVSPTRETLTYAQSQKMVEVDLDGRLHRISIFDPLAIITEDEMTAQDIAECNSNKENSEQPSAAGVASPGRRAAGHKGRKRDSKHASSSSQSHCSSSHGQSHSQHNSSHQHGSHCPLPKPTFKVLETFMPTEAPPLPTAYYRYMEKSPEELEAEAEYDMDEEDAAWLELVNEKRVAEGLPAVSADTFELLMDGLEKEAFLESRIQTPSQSAIDEDAFCCVCLDDECLNSNVILFCDICNLAVHQECYGVPYIPEGQWLCRCCLQSPSRPVDCVLCPNRGGAFKQTSDGRWAHVVCAIWIPEVCFANTVFLEPVEGVDNIPPARWKLTCYLCKQKGRGASIQCHKANCYTAFHVTCAQRAGLFMKIEPVRETTANGTTFSVKKTAFCEVHSPPEREGSDDEETGGRVVGGRASRGSSAYMQTPLLKKPKRSGKKGAAQKKKGKKSPDLTSRKAATLLVSVPQIPPHRLNKVFKGIIIQRKNHFMQRLHNFWLLKRQSRNGVPLIRRLHSHLQAQRSADQAEPDEKVSAVREELKYWQKLRHDLERARLLVELIRKREKLKREQVKVHHAVMELQLTPTLILQRSTLDQLQEKDAAQIFAEPVDVKEVPDYLEFISQPMDFSTMKSKLEAHKYRSLSDLEADFNLMISNCLLYNSKDTVFHRAAVRLRELGGAILRQAYRQAQNAGLDPNTGMHLPEPPHKNDYYRCTLEDVDTLLNPENRLHMSVEDQLKELLDKLDVVTSMRSSGARTRRIRLLRREINNVRYRRNSHLSNGEAREDEEDEDEDEEDKEMDMEKDLSSSSDKDDCKSTPPPTLEPSGLALSPPPGDTPQDPPTLRPMMADPKICSALPPDPLKASGCDAELEADVNGCPGPRDTPPTLSPSEGKLLNGVSTSPSLSVSGGVGRRTSILFRKAKNGVKLQRERDSRLQNGSGGDSKASPSLSPLRTTTPTASPPPAAIPETTEAPTPFLTLPPPSTSPPVLTPANQRGCRRSTSPQREQEKTPPHSTGCALTNGFQKHKDTGSDSESSLSPILRKEIALLPKKSRGKPALSKVPFLETVNGDSDYTGPVDMLCIESDAELEALDLVWAKCRGYPSYPALIIDPDMPQEGLLHNGVPIPVPPADVLRLGEQRQEEAGEKLFLVLFFDNKRTWQWLPRDKLLPLGVDDTVDKLRLMEGRKTSIRKSVQVAYDRALMHLSRVRGEHAFVSSAYL; encoded by the exons ATGAGAAAGCCACGTAGGAGGGGGGGGCCAACTGGGGGCTGGGGGGGCAGGAGCAGCGATGCTACATCCCGAGGCGGTGGAGGTCGGGGGGCAGCGCCAGcccgccccccctccccctacagGCTCAAAGTATCGCCCACCCGAGAGACCCTGACCTACGCTCAGTCCCAGAAGATGGTCGAGGTGGACCTGGATGGCCGACTGCATCGGATCAGCATCTTTGACCCACTGGCCATCATCACGGAGGACGAGATGACGGCCCAGGACATCGCCGAGTGCAACAGCAACAAAGAGAACAGCGAGCAGCCATCGGCAGCCGGCGTGGCCAGTCCTGGCCGCCGGGCTGCTGGCCATAAGGGCAGGAAGAGGGATTCTAAGCACgcatcctcttcctcccagaGCCACTGCTCCAGCTCACATGGACAGTCTCACTCGCAGCACAACTCCTCCCACCAGCATGGCAGCCACTGCCCCTTGCCCAAGCCCACCTTCAAGGTGCTGGAGACCTTCATGCCAACGGAGGCCCCACCCCTGCCCACTGCATACTACCGCTACATGGAGAAGTCGCCGGAGGAGCTGGAGGCGGAGGCCGAGTACGACATGGACGAGGAGGACGCCGCCTGGCTGGAGCTAGTGAACGAGAAGCGAGTGGCCGAAGGCCTGCCGGCCGTCTCAGCGGACACCTTCGAGCTGCTGATGGACGGCCTGGAGAAGGAGGCATTCCTGGAGTCCAGGATACAGACGCCGTCTCAGAGCGCCATCGACGAGGACGCTTTCTGTTGCGTATGCCTGGACGACGAGTGCCTCAACAGCAATGTCATCCTGTTCTGTGATATCTGCAACCTGGCCGTGCACCAGGAGTGCTACGGCGTGCCCTACATCCCCGAGGGCCAGTGGCTGTGCCGCTGCTGCTTGCAGTCACCCTCCCGCCCCGTGGACTGCGTGCTGTGTCCAAACCGGGGTGGCGCCTTCAAGCAGACAAGCGACGGGCGCTGGGCGCACGTGGTGTGCGCCATCTGGATCCCTGAGGTATGTTTCGCCAACACAGTCTTCCTGGAGCCCGTGGAGGGCGTGGACAACATCCCTCCGGCCCGTTGGAAGCTGACGTGCTACCTCTGCAAGCAGAAGGGCCGGGGGGCGTCCATTCAGTGCCACAAGGCCAACTGCTACACGGCCTTCCACGTCACCTGCGCCCAGAGGGCCGGGCTTTTCATGAAGATCGAGCCGGTACGCGAGACCACCGCCAACGGCACCACGTTCTCCGTGAAGAAGACGGCGTTCTGTGAGGTGCACTCACCGCCTGAGAGGGAGGGCTCAGACGACGAGGAGACTGGCGGGAGGGTGGTGGGTGGCCGAGCCAGCAGAGGGAGTAGCGCCTACATGCAGACACCCCTGCTGAAGAAGCCCAAGCGGAGTGGGAAGAAGGGAGcagcacagaagaagaaagggaagaaaagcCCAGACTTAACATCAAGGAAAGCAGCAACGCTGCTAGTCTCTGTGCCACAGATACCTCCACACAG GTTGAACAAAGTTTTTAAAGGAATTATCATACAAAGAAAGAATCATTTTATGCAGAGGTTGCACAATTTTTGGTTACTGAAGCGACAGTCTCGCAACGGAGTGCCTCTCATCCGTCGGTTACACTCACATCTGCAGGCCCAGAGGAGTGCAGATCAG GCCGAGCCAGACGAAAAGGTGAGCGCCGTGAGGGAGGAGCTGAAATACTGGCAGAAGTTGCGGCACGACCTTGAGAGAGCGCGGCTCCTGGTGGAACTCATCCGCAAGAGAGAGAAGCTAAAGAGAGAGCAG GTGAAGGTGCACCATGCTGTGATGGAGCTGCAGCTCACGCCCACTCTCATACTGCAGCGCTCCACCCTGGACCAGCTGCAGGAGAAAGACGCTGCACAGATCTTTGCCGAGCCCGTCGACGTCAAAGAG GTACCAGATTACCTGGAATTCATCTCCCAGCCCATGGACTTCTCCACGATGAAATCCAAGCTGGAGGCACACAAGTACCGCTCGCTCTCCGACCTGGAGGCCGACTTCAACCTCATGATCTCCAACTGCCTGCTCTACAACTCTAAGGACACGGTGTTCCACCGGGCCGCAGTTCGCCTGCGAGAGTTAGGGGGCGCCATCCTGCGTCAGGCCTACAGGCAGGCCCAGAACGCAGGCCTGGACCCCAACACAGGCATGCACCTGCCCGAACCACCGCACAAAAACGACTACTACCGCTGCACCCTGGAGGACG TGGACACGCTCCTGAACCCGGAGAACCGGCTGCACATGTCCGTGGAGGACCAGCTGAAGGAACTGCTGGACAAGCTGGACGTAGTGACGTCGATGCGCTCGAGCGGAGCCCGGACACGCCGCATTCGCCTGCTCCGCCGGGAGATCAACAACGTCCGCTACCGCCGCAACTCCCACCTCTCCAACGGAGAAGCCAGAGAGGACGAGGAAGACGAGGACGAGGATGAGGAAGACAAAGAGATGGACATGGAGAAAGATCTGTCTTCATCTTCAGACAAAG atGATTGTAAATCCACGCCTCCCCCAACCCTGGAGCCGTCAGGATTGGCCTTGTCCCCTCCTCCTGGGGACACGCCTCAAGATCCGCCCACACTCCGGCCAATGATGGCTGACCCCAAGATCTGCTCCGCCCTCCCGCCCGACCCCCTCAAAGCTAGCGGCTGTGACGCGGAGCTGGAGGCAGACGTGAACGGCTGCCCGGGGCCACGGGACACCCCGCCCACACTGTCGCCCAGTGAAGGGAAGCTGCTGAACGGTGTCTCGACCTCGCCGTCGTTGAGCGTCTCCGGCGGGGTGGGCCGCCGCACGTCCATCCTCTTTAGAAAAGCAAAAAACGGAGTCAAGCTCCAGCGTGAGAGAGACAGCCGGCTGCAGAACGGGAGTGGTGGGGACAGCAAAGCATCTCCATCCCTGTCCCCGCTCAGAACGACCACGCCCACCGCGTCCCCGCCTCCGGCTGCAATCCCAGAGACGACCGAGGCTCCTACCCCGTTTTTGACACTGCCCCCGCCATCGACATCCCCCCCAGTACTcacaccagccaatcagagaggtTGCAGACGCAGCACTAGTCCCCAGCGAGAACAGGAGAagaccccaccccactccacagGATGCG cgCTCACAAACGGATTCCAAAAGCACAAAGACACCGGCTCGGACTCTGAGAGCAGCCTCTCGCCCATACTCAGAAAGGAAAT TGCCTTGCTGCCGAAAAAAAGTCGCGGAAAACCCGCGTTGTCCAAAGTACCATTTTTAGAGACTGTTAATGGGGACTCCGACTACACTGGTCCAG tggacaTGCTGTGTATAGAGAGCGACGCTGAACTGGAAGCTCTGGACCTGGTGTGGGCCAAGTGCCGTGGTTACCCTTCCTACCCTGCCCTG ATCATAGATCCGGACATGCCCCAGGAGGGTCTCCTGCATAACGGCGTGCCCATTCCCGTTCCCCCTGCTGATGTGCTGCGTCTGGGCGAGCAGAGGCAGGAGGAGGCCGGCGAGAAGCTCTTCCTTGTCCTCTTCTTTGACAACAAGCGCACCTG GCAGTGGCTGCCGCGGGACAAGCTACTCCCGCTCGGTGTGGACGACACCGTGGACAAGCTGCGACTCATGGAGGGCCGCAAGACCAGCATCCGCAAGTCAGTGCAGGTGGCCTATGACCGAGCCCTGATGCACCTCAGCCGAGTACGCGGAGAGCACGCCTTCGTCAGCTCCGCCTACCTGTAG